A window from Malania oleifera isolate guangnan ecotype guangnan chromosome 7, ASM2987363v1, whole genome shotgun sequence encodes these proteins:
- the LOC131159441 gene encoding uncharacterized protein LOC131159441 — MSRDRGNENLPSEDIGWHFGTAVDGNRHVIMCKLCGKIIKGGITRLKQHLAHKKSQVAGCSNVTTQVREQMMKHLQQYAEKKRDKQKRQEEAEAQIRGDFENLSDEEDLEEESMRFARQESMRSQQQWEDRQRFRARTTGRGNIYEEGGGSGSGATSGFNRAGARSYSSREVGGSGRQWINPDAPEARLKAMDPILERSKSAKQPKLNTKLLKGLRSKLGKAVGKFLIYNRIPANVADSPFMQPMLDIAAEVGKGVKGPSPYEISEIYLEQEYQEMKNYIASFAGIWKERGVTLMCDGWSGPTRKHIINFLVYCDRGTVFHKSVDASDVPSRTAEYYFRLMDEVVEEIGEENVVQVVTDNEAAMKAGGKLLMQKRPNLYWTACAAHCIDLILEDIGKKSNVKKVLEDARTITSFIYNHTWTVNFMKKFTNNRELLRPAITRFATNFIALETIVRHKQALREMFTSDAWKNSRFGMAKSGPAYDSKKIILGKEFWQKASDIIKVQEPLVKVLKLVDGDEKPTMGFIYEAIDRAKLAIQKDCRFYKDYWKIIDNRWSFQLHQDLHAAGYFLNPQFLYGAPPSPEVAREVMDGVKKVITKLVPDIDTQIRAINQLLLYRDRQETFGTPLAQRAVKQTNPAEWWIHYGLCAPELQRIAIRVLSQTTSASNCERNWSTFSLIHTKTRNRLKYMRLQKLVFVHYNMRLKLRRTMRRSQREIEEGFNPINLDYIFEEDDPLSQWLEERETPLLDGQDNSNWLNEEVGGTTEGGDQPPINAHDDSGSSPERTQSDDNLGLSPPSDDDGNSGAGAGVGGGWQWWWWRRRCRI; from the exons atgtcacgtgatagaggaaatgaaaacttacctagtgaagatattggatggcattttggtactgcggtagacggtaatagacatgttattatgtgtaaattatgtgggaagataatcaaagggggcattacacgcttgaaacaacacttggcacataaaaagagtcaagtagctggatgctcaaatgtgaccacacaagtaagagaacaaatgatgaaacatctacaacagtatgctgagaagaaaagagataaacaaaaaaggcaagaagaagcagaagcccaaattagaggagattttgagaatttgagcgatgaagaagacttggaagaagaaagtatgagatttgctcgacaagaaagcatgcgatcacaacaacaatgggaagatagacaaagatttcgagcaagaacaactggaaggggtaatatttatgaagagggaggtggctctggcagtggtgctaccagtggtttcaatagagcaggagctcgatcttatagtagTCGAGAAgttggaggtagtggacgacaatggatcaatcctgatgcccctgaagctagactaaaggcaatggatcctattttagaaagaagcaagagtgcgaaacaaccaaaactcaacacaaagttactgaaaggtttaagaagtaaattaggaaaagcggttggaaaattcctaatttataatcggattccagcgaatgtagctgactctccatttatgcagcctatgcttgatattgctgcagaggttggaaagggggtgaagggtccatcaccctatgagatatctgaaatttatttggagcaagagtatcaagaaatgaaaaattatatagcttcttttgctggaatttggaaggaaagaggtgtaacacttatgtgtgatggttggtcaggaccaactagaaaacacattataaactttttagtttattgtgatagaggcaccgtgtttcataaatcagttgatgcctctgatgtgccaagcagaacagctgaatattatttcag attaatggatgaggtggttgaagaaattggagaggagaatgttgtccaagtagtgactgataatgaagctgcaatgaaggcaggaggaaaattattaatgcagaagaggcccaatctctattggacagcatgtgcagctcattgcatagaccttattcttgaagatattggtaagaaaagtaacgtgaagaaggtcttagaagatgcaagaacaataacctcatttatttacaaccacacatggacagtgaatttcatgaagaaattcacaaataatagagagttacttcgccctgccatcactcgatttgccacaaatttcattgctttggagactattgtcaggcataaacaagcactaagggaaatgtttacatctgatgcttggaaaaactcaaggtttggaatggcaaaatcaggcccagcatatgattcaaagaaaattatcttaggcaaagagttttggcaaaaggcctctgatataattaaagtgcaagaacccttggtgaaagttcttaaattggttgatggtgatgaaaaaccaaccatgggcttcatatacgaggcaattgatagggcgaagttggccattcaaaaagattgccggttttacaaagactattggaaaattattgacaaccggtggagttttcagttgcaccaagatttgcacgctgctg ggtattttttgaacccacaatttctttatggtgccccaccctctcctgaagttgctagagaagtcatggatggagttaaaaaagtgataaccaagttggtacccgatatagatactcaaattcgggctattaatcaa ttgttgctatatcgagataggcaggagacttttggaaccccgttggctcaaagggcagtgaaacaaacaaatcctg ctgaatggtggattcattatggcttgtgtgctcctgagctccaaagaatagcaattagagttcttagccagaccacatcagcttcgaactgtgagcgtaattggagcacctttagcctcatccatacgaaaacaagaaatagattaaagtatatgagactacaaaaacttgttttcgtacattacaacatgaggttaaagttaagacgtacaatgagaagaagccaacgagaaattgaagagggtttcaatcctatcaatttggactacattttcgaagaagatgatcctttaagtcaatggttagaggagagagagacaccactactcgatggtcaggacaattcaaattggttaaatgaagaggttggtggtactacagaaggaggtgatcaaccaccaataaacgcgcatgatgattcaggttcaagccctgaacgtacacaaagtgatgacaatcttggtttgagcccaccaagtgatgatgatggtaatagtggtgctggagctggggttgggggggggtggcagtggtggtggtggaggcggcggtgtagaatataa